A region from the Candidatus Electrothrix scaldis genome encodes:
- a CDS encoding DUF2062 domain-containing protein → MIRSIFRLPRYYLLQIRRLKGDPIYLAKGFAFGVFMGVLPLVPIQTILIIPLSITFRVSTLAAIIAGTMVSNPLTFMPQYYITWKLGNAVLPGRISWEHLQQVLLAVQNDGLLDGLATFSHLGLRTIAVLLTGGTIIGIPAGIISYFFALKFFRTLQAHRLRKHKLNHRTKKSKKIKKEPERLDESTK, encoded by the coding sequence ATGATACGAAGTATCTTTCGTCTGCCCAGATATTATCTTCTCCAGATACGACGTCTGAAAGGGGATCCAATCTATCTGGCCAAGGGTTTTGCCTTTGGGGTCTTTATGGGCGTCTTACCCCTGGTGCCAATACAGACCATCCTCATTATTCCGCTCAGCATTACCTTCCGGGTCAGTACCCTTGCCGCAATCATTGCAGGCACAATGGTCAGTAATCCCCTGACCTTTATGCCCCAATATTATATCACCTGGAAACTGGGCAATGCTGTGCTGCCTGGCAGGATATCCTGGGAGCATCTGCAACAGGTCTTACTGGCCGTACAAAACGACGGTCTGCTCGACGGCCTAGCCACCTTCAGCCACCTCGGACTCCGCACTATTGCCGTGCTCCTCACTGGCGGCACTATCATCGGCATCCCAGCAGGCATAATCAGCTACTTCTTTGCCCTGAAATTCTTTCGCACGCTTCAGGCTCATCGTCTGCGCAAGCATAAACTCAATCACAGAACAAAAAAATCAAAGAAAATAAAAAAGGAGCCAGAACGTCTCGACGAATCGACCAAATAA
- a CDS encoding IS1380 family transposase, with translation MKSKQNKRSARVSPKKIQINKGAKGVTAQAGLIPAVKFLQKHNVGQLIQETLEHQRGATATYDAVDIIFLPLIAIIGGARSISNIATVWADSVLCRIAGWRLIPDETTFGRLFRTFSYRHINNLEVLNHRLRARMWRKGLRSGKSKVGAAHCLVVDVDSTEKTVYGSQQGAAKGFNPHKRGAKSYHPLLAFCAESKEILQGWLRCGNAYTSNGIVEFTKQLLAHLPNGTRILFRGDSGFFVGALLDLLDQYGHSYLIKVKLKGLVTLLSKQSWEPVPGQAGWEQCIFFHKCTTWSSTRLFVAVRREKPADPAKPATLFEMKEFDYFCYVVSEIADPWQVHKRYGQRATCETWIEEAKNQTALVHIKTEDFWANSVLFQTAILAYNTIRWMALLSGNAVLRRWEPGTIRTFLVRVAGKYTTGGRQQKLFVPERMLYSTQWDDWVAVGLY, from the coding sequence ATGAAGTCTAAACAGAATAAACGATCTGCCCGAGTCTCGCCCAAAAAAATACAAATTAATAAAGGAGCAAAAGGGGTTACAGCACAGGCAGGCTTGATTCCTGCCGTAAAGTTCCTGCAAAAACATAATGTTGGCCAGCTTATCCAGGAAACTTTAGAACATCAACGCGGAGCCACCGCCACTTATGATGCAGTTGATATAATATTTCTCCCTTTGATAGCTATTATCGGCGGAGCTCGTTCTATCAGCAATATTGCAACAGTCTGGGCAGATAGCGTACTTTGCCGGATAGCAGGATGGCGGTTAATCCCGGACGAAACAACCTTTGGCCGCCTTTTTCGAACATTCAGCTATCGTCATATCAATAACCTGGAAGTTCTTAATCATCGGTTGCGTGCTCGCATGTGGCGTAAGGGATTGCGATCCGGGAAAAGTAAAGTCGGTGCAGCCCACTGTCTGGTTGTTGATGTGGATTCCACAGAAAAGACGGTATACGGTTCTCAGCAAGGAGCGGCCAAAGGGTTTAATCCACATAAACGCGGTGCAAAATCGTATCATCCTCTGCTTGCATTTTGCGCTGAAAGCAAAGAGATATTGCAAGGGTGGCTTCGATGCGGCAATGCCTATACAAGTAATGGTATTGTCGAGTTTACCAAGCAACTTCTGGCACACCTTCCCAATGGAACCCGGATTTTGTTCAGGGGCGACAGCGGTTTTTTTGTTGGTGCCCTGCTTGATCTTTTGGATCAGTATGGTCATAGTTACCTGATCAAGGTTAAGCTCAAGGGGCTGGTCACCCTTCTGTCCAAACAATCCTGGGAGCCGGTCCCCGGGCAGGCCGGTTGGGAACAATGTATCTTTTTTCATAAATGTACGACCTGGTCTTCGACCCGACTCTTTGTTGCGGTCCGCAGAGAGAAACCGGCTGACCCGGCAAAACCAGCGACCCTGTTTGAGATGAAGGAGTTCGATTACTTCTGTTATGTGGTCAGTGAGATTGCTGATCCATGGCAGGTCCACAAACGATACGGCCAACGAGCAACTTGTGAAACCTGGATTGAGGAAGCAAAAAACCAGACTGCGTTGGTACATATCAAGACAGAAGATTTCTGGGCAAATAGTGTGTTGTTTCAAACTGCTATTCTGGCATACAACACGATACGATGGATGGCTTTATTGAGCGGTAATGCTGTATTACGTCGCTGGGAGCCAGGTACAATTCGTACATTTCTCGTTCGGGTGGCTGGGAAGTATACTACTGGTGGACGGCAGCAAAAGCTATTTGTTCCCGAACGAATGCTGTATTCCACTCAGTGGGATGACTGGGTGGCGGTGGGGCTGTACTGA
- the rsmA gene encoding 16S rRNA (adenine(1518)-N(6)/adenine(1519)-N(6))-dimethyltransferase RsmA, producing the protein MVYQKSKSLLKKQGLAASKKLGQNFLVHQHTAQRIVDFAELNKEDTALEIGVGLGALTGPLAEAAGQVLGLEADSGIIRLHEEQGNLPKNVRLIHQDVLKADFNELVRFSGGKRLKIIANLPYSISSPFLFQLIEQHELIDYAVVMLQKEVALRLLAKPGTKDYGVPTLMLETVATVKMLLHVGPEEFHPRPKVDSAVVRISFHPLPERAAALGDFDRKLLRSIVNSTFGQRRKTLLNGLSATGLLDKDTLRECILEAELLPTVRAEKLTLEEFVRLTQVIKARLI; encoded by the coding sequence ATGGTGTACCAAAAAAGTAAAAGCCTGCTCAAAAAGCAGGGCTTAGCAGCATCGAAAAAACTAGGACAGAACTTCCTTGTTCATCAGCATACCGCGCAACGGATTGTTGATTTTGCGGAACTGAACAAGGAAGATACCGCGCTGGAAATCGGGGTAGGACTGGGTGCCTTAACTGGCCCTCTGGCAGAGGCTGCGGGCCAGGTTCTGGGACTGGAAGCTGATTCCGGCATCATCCGCCTCCACGAAGAGCAAGGGAATCTTCCGAAAAATGTCCGCCTGATTCACCAGGACGTGCTCAAGGCGGATTTTAATGAGCTGGTACGTTTTTCCGGTGGGAAGCGCCTGAAAATCATTGCAAACCTCCCCTACTCTATTTCCTCGCCTTTTCTCTTCCAACTCATTGAGCAACATGAGCTGATAGACTATGCTGTGGTCATGCTGCAAAAAGAAGTGGCCCTGCGCCTGCTCGCCAAACCAGGCACCAAGGACTACGGCGTACCAACCCTGATGCTGGAAACCGTTGCAACAGTGAAGATGCTTCTCCATGTGGGACCGGAGGAATTTCATCCCCGGCCCAAGGTGGATTCTGCCGTGGTTCGGATCTCCTTTCATCCCCTGCCCGAACGGGCAGCGGCCTTAGGGGATTTTGATCGAAAGCTGCTCAGAAGCATCGTTAACAGTACCTTTGGTCAGCGACGCAAGACCCTGCTCAACGGTCTTTCCGCCACTGGCCTGCTTGACAAGGATACCTTACGGGAATGCATTCTAGAGGCCGAACTCCTTCCAACCGTACGAGCAGAAAAGCTCACCCTGGAAGAATTTGTCCGGCTCACCCAGGTTATCAAGGCACGGTTGATATAA
- a CDS encoding uroporphyrinogen decarboxylase family protein, translating to MADGQQDLPMTSMERVLTTLGHQEPDRVPLFLLVTMHGAKELGLSIKEYFSKAEYVVEGQLRMLEKYRHDCLYPFFYAAIEPEAFGSETIWFEDGPPNSGAPVIRSEHDIRSLQVPDIENSCLNRVLETTRALKKEVGDRVPIIGVAISPFSLPVMQMGFPAYIELMYDQPALFQQLMEVNQEFCVRWANAQVEAGATAICYFDPLTSPTITAPGEHLQKGFAIAQQTLGRIQSPTAFHLASGKTLSVVDEVLAAGSAALGVSTSEDLEEVKAVCKGRITVLGNLNGVEMRRWTPQQAKEKVREAIQKAGAGGGFILSDNHGEIPWQVSEEVLLAISEAVHQWGTYPLTDC from the coding sequence ATGGCTGACGGACAACAGGACCTGCCAATGACGTCTATGGAACGGGTACTCACTACCTTGGGGCATCAGGAACCGGATCGGGTCCCTTTGTTTCTTCTGGTGACTATGCATGGGGCTAAAGAGCTGGGCCTGAGCATTAAGGAGTATTTTTCCAAGGCTGAATACGTGGTGGAAGGCCAGCTCCGCATGCTGGAAAAATATCGCCACGATTGTCTGTATCCCTTCTTTTATGCTGCAATAGAGCCTGAAGCCTTTGGTTCCGAGACCATTTGGTTTGAAGATGGTCCGCCCAATAGCGGTGCTCCGGTTATCAGATCGGAACATGATATCCGCAGCTTGCAGGTGCCGGATATAGAAAATTCCTGCCTCAATAGGGTACTGGAGACCACGCGTGCCTTGAAAAAGGAAGTCGGAGATCGGGTACCGATTATCGGGGTGGCTATTTCTCCCTTTTCCCTACCTGTGATGCAGATGGGCTTCCCTGCTTATATCGAGCTGATGTATGATCAGCCTGCGCTTTTTCAGCAGCTTATGGAGGTTAATCAGGAGTTTTGTGTGCGTTGGGCCAATGCCCAGGTTGAGGCTGGGGCAACAGCTATCTGCTATTTTGATCCACTGACCTCACCAACCATCACTGCCCCGGGAGAGCACCTGCAAAAGGGGTTTGCCATTGCCCAGCAGACCTTGGGAAGAATACAATCCCCAACGGCCTTTCATTTAGCATCAGGTAAAACTCTCAGCGTTGTTGATGAGGTGCTTGCCGCAGGTTCAGCAGCCCTTGGTGTGAGCACCTCTGAGGATCTGGAAGAGGTCAAGGCTGTGTGTAAGGGCAGGATAACTGTGCTGGGAAATCTGAACGGTGTTGAAATGCGCCGTTGGACGCCGCAACAGGCGAAAGAAAAGGTTAGGGAGGCTATACAAAAAGCTGGTGCTGGCGGAGGGTTTATTCTTTCTGATAATCATGGTGAGATCCCCTGGCAGGTCAGTGAAGAGGTCTTGCTGGCAATTTCCGAGGCTGTGCATCAGTGGGGTACGTATCCGCTTACTGATTGTTAG
- a CDS encoding uroporphyrinogen decarboxylase family protein, with product MNLKKGKPAMTSMERVQAALTHQEPDRVPLSLLLTVHGARELGLGIREYYSKAEYVVEGQLRMLEKYRYDFVNALCAAALSLEPFGGEVIWYEDGAPNSGEPFLKTEQDILSLQVPDPTCTPSFVRMLRAIAMLKEKLGDEVPITGVVVSPFSLPVLQMGFPAYIELMYERPDLFERLMQVNQEFCLAAADAQIKAGATAICYFDALLSSNVTAQPHLAAGFNVARETLAQINSPKAIHMATAPTLPVIEDVIATGSAIIGVGILDDLVKLKATCRGRLTILGNLNGIEMRRWTPEQTEKNVKQAIAEAGPGGGFILADNGEIPWQVSEETLLAVSDATHKWGHYPLCHEAEI from the coding sequence ATGAATCTGAAAAAAGGAAAACCGGCCATGACCTCAATGGAACGGGTCCAGGCTGCTTTAACGCATCAGGAGCCGGACCGGGTACCCCTTTCTCTTCTGTTGACCGTACACGGTGCCAGAGAATTGGGCCTGGGAATTCGGGAGTATTATTCCAAGGCGGAATATGTGGTGGAAGGGCAGTTGCGCATGCTGGAAAAATATCGGTATGATTTTGTCAATGCTCTGTGTGCGGCAGCGTTATCCCTGGAGCCCTTTGGTGGCGAAGTCATCTGGTATGAAGACGGTGCGCCGAACAGTGGAGAACCTTTTCTCAAAACAGAGCAGGATATCCTTTCTCTCCAGGTTCCAGACCCGACCTGTACGCCCTCCTTTGTCAGAATGCTGCGGGCGATTGCGATGCTGAAAGAGAAGCTGGGCGATGAGGTGCCGATTACCGGGGTAGTGGTCTCTCCTTTTTCTCTCCCGGTTTTGCAGATGGGCTTTCCTGCCTATATTGAATTGATGTACGAGCGACCTGATTTGTTTGAGCGGTTGATGCAGGTGAATCAGGAGTTCTGCCTTGCTGCGGCGGATGCCCAGATTAAGGCCGGAGCCACAGCGATTTGTTATTTTGATGCCCTGCTTTCGTCGAATGTCACAGCACAGCCCCATCTTGCAGCAGGTTTCAACGTGGCACGGGAGACCCTGGCGCAGATCAACAGCCCCAAGGCAATCCACATGGCGACAGCTCCAACCTTGCCGGTTATTGAAGATGTTATCGCGACCGGGTCTGCAATAATCGGAGTGGGTATTCTGGATGACTTGGTGAAGCTCAAAGCCACCTGCCGGGGGAGACTGACGATTCTCGGAAATCTGAACGGGATTGAGATGCGACGCTGGACACCGGAACAGACCGAGAAAAACGTCAAACAGGCTATTGCGGAAGCTGGACCCGGTGGAGGGTTTATCCTGGCAGATAATGGTGAGATCCCCTGGCAGGTCAGTGAGGAAACCTTGCTGGCTGTTTCTGATGCTACCCATAAATGGGGGCATTATCCTCTCTGCCATGAGGCAGAAATATAG
- a CDS encoding metallophosphatase domain-containing protein — MKIAVFSDTHTAHWKVKVPDADLLIFAGDMTHCRTDREVADFNAFLGSLPHQHKIVVAGNHDHRLTDDPAKAKSLLTEAIYLQDEAVMVQGITIYGAPWNPLFNDYACDAFALPRGKVLKRKWDMIPQDIDILVTHTPPSGILDKNGPVSHGCTDLAAVVQGIRPKYHIFGHIHNRHGMVKQGETWYINCNVQGKHGVLRPPILLDYATGEILDVEMEEG; from the coding sequence ATGAAGATAGCAGTTTTTAGTGATACCCATACCGCACATTGGAAGGTCAAGGTCCCTGATGCGGACCTTCTCATTTTTGCCGGAGATATGACCCATTGCCGCACTGATCGTGAGGTGGCGGATTTTAATGCCTTCCTGGGCTCCTTGCCCCATCAGCATAAAATCGTGGTGGCCGGGAACCATGATCACAGGTTGACGGATGACCCGGCCAAAGCTAAGTCCCTGCTTACCGAAGCGATCTATCTTCAGGATGAAGCAGTTATGGTGCAGGGTATTACCATTTACGGAGCACCCTGGAACCCTTTGTTTAATGATTACGCCTGTGATGCCTTTGCCCTGCCGCGCGGCAAGGTGCTGAAGAGGAAATGGGATATGATCCCCCAAGATATTGATATCCTGGTCACCCATACCCCTCCCTCCGGGATTCTGGATAAAAACGGCCCGGTCTCTCACGGCTGTACTGATTTAGCAGCAGTGGTCCAAGGGATCAGGCCTAAGTACCATATTTTCGGCCATATCCATAATCGACACGGCATGGTTAAACAGGGGGAGACCTGGTATATCAACTGTAATGTGCAGGGGAAACACGGCGTGCTCCGGCCCCCCATATTGCTTGATTATGCGACCGGGGAAATTCTGGATGTGGAAATGGAGGAGGGCTGA
- the tsaD gene encoding tRNA (adenosine(37)-N6)-threonylcarbamoyltransferase complex transferase subunit TsaD: MLILAIESSCDDTAAAVLEADQRVLSNVVSSQFDVHAQFGGIVPELASRCHIEAIWPVVNQALADAGVTLQDIELIAATQGPGLVGSLLVGFTFAKAVALVQRIPCTGVDHLSGHLLAILLEKEEQRPSFPYTALVVSGGNTSLFAVESTTEFSLLGRTRDDAAGEAFDKVAKLLDLGYPGGPTVSKLAEQGNAEAISFPRSWLDKDSLDFSFSGLKTSVANYVNQCRQKEIPVPIEDVCASFEQAVVDVLVEKSIRAAAQTGHQQVVIGGGVAANKKLRQQLQARCTEEGLRCFTPSPEYCTDNAAMIGLSGYFHFANGSTVGPDADAFSRSPLN; the protein is encoded by the coding sequence ATGCTCATACTTGCCATAGAAAGTTCCTGTGATGATACTGCGGCAGCAGTCCTGGAAGCAGACCAACGCGTTCTGTCCAATGTCGTCAGCAGCCAGTTTGATGTGCATGCTCAGTTCGGTGGTATTGTCCCGGAACTCGCCTCCCGTTGTCATATTGAGGCTATCTGGCCGGTGGTTAACCAAGCCTTAGCCGATGCCGGAGTGACTCTTCAGGACATAGAGCTGATTGCCGCCACCCAGGGGCCGGGCTTAGTGGGCTCTCTGCTGGTGGGTTTTACCTTTGCCAAGGCCGTGGCCCTGGTTCAACGCATCCCCTGCACCGGTGTGGATCATCTGTCCGGGCATCTCCTGGCGATCCTGCTGGAAAAAGAAGAGCAACGCCCCTCCTTTCCCTACACTGCCTTGGTGGTATCCGGCGGCAACACCTCTCTCTTTGCTGTAGAGAGCACAACGGAGTTCAGTCTGCTGGGGCGAACCCGCGATGACGCTGCTGGCGAGGCATTCGACAAGGTGGCCAAGCTGCTTGATCTCGGTTATCCGGGCGGTCCCACAGTCAGCAAGCTCGCCGAACAGGGCAATGCTGAAGCAATCTCCTTTCCCCGTTCCTGGCTGGATAAGGACAGCCTGGATTTCAGCTTCAGCGGCCTCAAAACCTCAGTGGCGAATTATGTTAATCAATGCCGACAAAAAGAGATTCCCGTGCCCATTGAAGATGTCTGCGCCTCCTTTGAACAGGCTGTAGTGGATGTGCTGGTGGAGAAGAGTATTCGAGCGGCTGCCCAAACAGGTCATCAACAGGTGGTCATTGGTGGTGGGGTTGCTGCTAATAAGAAACTGCGCCAGCAGCTCCAGGCCCGCTGTACAGAGGAAGGACTGCGCTGCTTTACTCCATCCCCAGAGTACTGCACAGATAACGCCGCCATGATCGGTCTGTCTGGATATTTCCACTTCGCCAACGGTTCCACAGTTGGCCCGGACGCAGATGCCTTTTCCCGTTCTCCCTTGAACTGA
- the moaA gene encoding GTP 3',8-cyclase MoaA: MPTRKNSFSGTDPLESNELRDLFSRTISYLRLSLTDRCNLKCLYCVPEEERRNCSPRLKQNDLLSYEELLRVVRVAVSLGISKIRLTGGEPLVRRNVMGFIDQLAKIDNLNDIRITTNGVLLEKYAEPLAAAGIRKINISLDTLRPERFARITGVDCFAQVWRGIEQAQAVGFSPLKLNTVVMRGVNDDELEDFARMSHDAAMQIRFIEFMPIGASSSWDKKVYMSSDEIMARIREMGELIPVSQGKADGPATMFRMGAGAKGKIGFISPISHRFCDRCNRLRLTSEGMLRSCLLDDRETDLRSVLRQGGSDQDIQQALLAAVRNKPKGHQMEDRLKNQGENCHGRMSRIGG, translated from the coding sequence ATGCCAACAAGAAAAAACAGCTTCTCCGGTACTGATCCGTTAGAAAGCAACGAGCTCAGGGACCTATTTTCCAGAACCATTTCCTACCTGCGTCTGTCGCTGACGGATCGCTGTAACCTGAAATGTCTCTACTGTGTACCGGAAGAGGAACGCCGTAATTGCTCTCCTCGCCTCAAGCAGAATGACCTGCTCAGTTATGAGGAGCTGTTGCGGGTCGTGCGGGTTGCTGTTTCTCTGGGGATCTCCAAAATTCGTCTCACCGGAGGAGAACCGCTCGTCCGGAGAAACGTCATGGGATTTATAGACCAATTGGCGAAAATTGACAACCTCAACGATATAAGAATAACAACGAATGGGGTCCTGCTGGAAAAATATGCTGAGCCCTTGGCCGCAGCAGGTATCCGAAAGATAAATATCAGCCTGGATACGCTCAGGCCGGAGCGCTTTGCCCGCATTACCGGAGTGGATTGTTTTGCCCAGGTTTGGCGGGGGATTGAACAGGCACAGGCTGTGGGTTTTTCTCCTCTTAAGCTGAATACCGTGGTTATGCGCGGTGTGAATGATGATGAGTTGGAAGACTTTGCCAGGATGTCCCATGATGCGGCAATGCAGATCCGTTTTATCGAGTTCATGCCTATCGGTGCCTCATCCAGCTGGGATAAAAAGGTCTATATGTCTTCGGATGAGATCATGGCCCGCATCCGCGAGATGGGAGAGCTGATCCCGGTTTCTCAGGGAAAAGCAGATGGACCAGCAACCATGTTCAGGATGGGAGCAGGAGCAAAAGGAAAGATTGGTTTTATCAGTCCGATCAGTCACCGCTTCTGTGACCGCTGTAATCGGCTGCGCCTGACCTCCGAGGGGATGCTCCGTTCCTGCCTGCTGGATGACCGGGAGACCGACCTTCGCTCTGTTCTTCGCCAGGGAGGGAGTGATCAGGATATTCAGCAGGCACTGCTAGCGGCAGTTCGTAATAAACCCAAGGGGCATCAGATGGAAGATCGCCTGAAGAATCAGGGGGAGAATTGTCATGGGAGGATGTCGCGGATTGGGGGGTAG
- a CDS encoding HEAT repeat domain-containing protein, translating to MIDDGIDYPKETSIRLIIYHALKDFSDDILINLLSDSNVLVRSEASRQLQLRGTSEHLSKIIELSHSNSDMIREITAYTLSQYGKSKGMPLKNIIAPVLLEMTDDSFAEVRSLAVQGLGNCSVDGMDDVIEEKILSMVKDPDSGVRECVAFALHNSSGSERVQKKLEKLKRDANDDVVDYAVMAEELLKEK from the coding sequence ATGATAGATGATGGTATAGATTATCCTAAAGAGACGTCAATTCGGTTGATTATTTATCATGCTTTAAAAGATTTTAGTGATGATATATTAATAAATTTATTATCTGATTCTAATGTACTGGTGCGTTCAGAGGCATCTCGCCAACTGCAATTGAGAGGTACGAGTGAACATCTAAGTAAGATAATAGAGTTAAGTCATAGTAATTCTGACATGATAAGAGAGATTACTGCATATACTCTTAGCCAGTACGGAAAATCAAAAGGAATGCCCCTGAAAAATATTATTGCGCCTGTCTTACTTGAGATGACAGATGATTCATTTGCTGAAGTTAGATCTCTTGCAGTTCAAGGGCTTGGAAATTGTAGTGTGGATGGCATGGATGATGTCATTGAGGAAAAAATACTTAGCATGGTGAAAGATCCTGACTCGGGAGTTAGAGAGTGTGTAGCATTTGCTTTGCATAATTCTTCAGGTTCTGAAAGGGTACAGAAAAAATTGGAAAAATTAAAAAGAGATGCAAATGATGATGTTGTAGACTATGCAGTTATGGCTGAAGAACTTCTTAAAGAAAAATAG
- a CDS encoding cobalamin-dependent protein (Presence of a B(12) (cobalamin)-binding domain implies dependence on cobalamin itself, in one of its several forms, or in some unusual lineages, dependence on a cobalamin-like analog.), with product MISNSKEVLDFVDRLVRIDRLGAEKIFNAVREQGSMSRTVDQLILPALEVIGNGWEEGTVALAQVYMSSRICEELMTHVPPDDAAEHLGNLPMAIAVLEDYHQLGKIIISACLRASGYSFQDYGRVTPEELAQKIVEDSIEIVLISTLMLRSALLVKEVKDLLAKSGSSARIVVGGAPFRFDPQLWQEVGADAMGANATEAVAAIATCMSRK from the coding sequence GTGATATCGAATAGCAAGGAAGTCTTAGATTTTGTTGATAGGCTGGTCAGGATTGATCGTTTAGGGGCTGAAAAAATTTTTAATGCGGTCCGCGAACAGGGTTCTATGTCCCGGACCGTTGATCAGCTTATTCTCCCCGCCTTGGAAGTGATCGGGAATGGCTGGGAAGAGGGAACGGTTGCCCTGGCTCAGGTATATATGAGCAGCAGAATTTGTGAGGAGCTGATGACCCATGTCCCCCCAGACGACGCTGCGGAACATCTGGGGAATTTGCCCATGGCCATTGCCGTGCTGGAGGATTATCATCAGCTGGGTAAGATAATTATTTCCGCATGCTTACGGGCCAGTGGCTATTCCTTTCAGGATTACGGTCGGGTGACCCCTGAGGAGCTAGCCCAAAAAATTGTCGAGGATTCCATAGAGATTGTCCTGATTTCCACCCTCATGCTTCGTTCTGCGCTCCTGGTGAAAGAGGTGAAAGATTTGCTTGCGAAAAGCGGCTCTTCTGCCCGTATTGTTGTTGGCGGGGCCCCGTTTCGCTTTGATCCCCAGCTATGGCAGGAGGTCGGAGCTGATGCGATGGGCGCCAATGCAACAGAAGCTGTTGCGGCAATAGCTACCTGTATGAGCAGGAAATAG